From the genome of Coturnix japonica isolate 7356 chromosome 1 unlocalized genomic scaffold, Coturnix japonica 2.1 chr1random1359, whole genome shotgun sequence:
CTTTGATCCTCAGCCCCTCTcagcctccctcctcccttctgcttttctccatcctTCAGGCACTCAGAGCATCTCCCTCTGTCTGTTCTCAGATCTGTTACAGCCTGGAGCCCCTTCCTTCAAGTTACCAGATGCACagccttccctctccctcttaAGGATGCACTATTCCATCCAAACCATCCCCTTTCTCTTCGACACCTAAAACATCTGCTACTTAAGTTCCCCCAGCACTCCCCAGGCCATGAGCTGCTCCACAGGATGGAGGGACAGACAGGCAACCTCAGCATCTCACCCTGAAGTTCTCGGGGTCCACGTGCAGCTTCTCGCAGTGCAGCTCCGACAGCTTGGCGTAGGTGTTCTTGATGTTGTCCAGGTTCTTCACGGCTTCCCCAAAGGAGCTCAGCACTTTCTTGCCATGAGCACGGACCTTGGGGTTCCCAATgatggcagtggggctggagaggTTCCCGAAGTTATCAAAGAACCTCTGGGTCCAGGGGTAGACGATCAGCAGCCTGTAGAGAGACAGGGGACACAAGCACACACCATTAACACTCCCTCCTAGAACTGCAGTGGTTTCAGTATCCAGGGTGCAGCTGAGCCGACCCCAGGAGCAGACCTACCTGGCCAGGGCTTCGGCACCACATTCCTCCACGTTGACTTTGCCCCAGACGCTGGTGATGAGCTGCTTCTCCTCGGCGGACCAGTGCACCATGGTGGCGGTGGGGTTGGCGTGTGGCTGTGGGAGCACTCAGAGcttggagctgagctgcagaccCCGGGGGCTTTTATCCACTGCTGACAgctcctccccaccccacactgTGGGGTCATTGGATGGGACGGGTTGGGGTTCATGCCGGGGGGGTCTGTCCATGGGTGGTCAGTGTGCACAAGGTGTGGCCTTCCATGAAAAGACAGTGACCAGCTTAACAGGCGGCTCCGGACACAGCAGCCCTTATCTCACTGTCCTCACTGCAGCCCTACACGCAGCACCCCTATGGAAGGCACTGAGCCCCCCTCTGTGTAATGCATTCCAATGGCTTCACGCCTGCAGTGCCCAAATGTTGGCTCCTCTGCAGCGCTCACAGGCTCCCTAAACCTGGGGGTTTCTCAGACAGGTGGCAATGAACCTGGGCACTGCCCTCATCCTTCTacccagagcagctgcctggggaTGCTGAGGGCTCgtccctggctgcagctctgcaactCTGGATCATAGAgttatttgagttggaaagaacctttaAATGACATCTGGTAGGGCTCTCACACAGTGaatagggacacccacagctccatcaggtgctcagagccccattcagcctgaccttggctgtctccaGGGACGGGacatccaccacttctctgggcaacctgtgccagtgcttcaccaccctcataTTTTTCTTAcgtccagtctaaatctcctttATGCTCTCACTTCTGGGAAGTAAAAGGCCTTGCATAAAGACAGCAGGATCAGTCACTCTACAACCAGACCAGTCATGTCCAGGTTCAGAGCCTGACCAAAAGCTTGGCTGGGTCTCACTGGTTTTTTGCTATTCCTGGGCTGAAGGGCACAGGCAAAATGTTGCCCCTGTGCATGGGCACACAAAGCACAaccacagcagggctgtgaggtTTGGCTCTTTCAGAGGCAGTCTGGGAGGCTCCATCCACtggggacatggttagtgggcatggtggtaaTGGGCTGTTGGTTGGGTTTGATCTCAAAAGACTGTTCcagcctttatgattctattgCAGGTAGTTGAGATAGATGAGCTCTAAGgaccccttccaactcaaaagaatCCACCACTGTATGAACAAGCATGATAGTGATGGATTGatgtttggacttgatgatcatttCCAGCCTTTAGGATTCTATGGCTCGATGATTCCGTGATCTCTGACCTGCACCACTTACAGACCAATACTGCCACTGACCCTCACAGAGTGACACTGAGCAGCGGCACAAACACCGCGCTCTGAGCTCCTGCTCAAGCTGTAGGTGCCCTAttcagtgcaggggagttggaccaggaGCTTTTTAAATGTCCTTCCAACTGGAACCATTCTACAATTCGTGGACATCCCAGTGTGATCAGGTTGGGATCAGGGTTGGGTGCCATCACGCTACAGATTCTTGCTGCAGCACTCTAGGAGAAATTCTTACTTTGaattatgcatttatttcattatgtatttatttagttgCAATTTGTCAGTCCCATGCATGGCCCGTGGGCCCCTTCCAGCAGCAAGGTGGACCGTAGTGCTCTGATAATGCCGTGCAGGGCAagggctgctcagcacagatAAGTGTATCACACAGGTGGCCGGAGCCTGCTGCAGTTCTCACCTAAAGAGCAAACACAGCCACACACCCACGGCTCCTGAGGAGATCTGAAGGCTTCAGAAG
Proteins encoded in this window:
- the LOC107306759 gene encoding hemoglobin subunit rho; protein product: MVHWSAEEKQLITSVWGKVNVEECGAEALARLLIVYPWTQRFFDNFGNLSSPTAIIGNPKVRAHGKKVLSSFGEAVKNLDNIKNTYAKLSELHCEKLHVDPENFRVRC